In one window of Gossypium arboreum isolate Shixiya-1 chromosome 4, ASM2569848v2, whole genome shotgun sequence DNA:
- the LOC108458506 gene encoding protein SIEVE ELEMENT OCCLUSION B-like, with translation MESILEPATKMQQSDRGIRLSFSTSNDGLMLKKIQAVHVPDGRAIDVRPLLHIVEDILSFAAPGGDAIVETGKQATGTEAFQHQTNYQTNITDMLETFSFLIDRISIEMARKCSETMEEHATTMSILSMVSNYPWDAKLVIALSAFAVNYGEFWLLAQCYNSNQLAKNLAILKQVPGILQRSTMLKSQFDTIKDLITAMLDIAKCLVEFKEIPSNYVTEDFAAAVSAAMDHIPVAIYWTIRSMLATASQITGLSGSENELIPCFRFLSSLESWELSSLVHKLSSMHSHLVGLLAICHKQIDERKFIEAYQNLQYLFNAAQIDNSKVLKALINPKDDPLPLVDGANKKRVSVDVLRKRNVLLLISDLDILQDEVVILQQIYEESRRQSNSLDQNPYELVWLPVLDSSVSLSKIKQRKFENLAATMTWFTLHHPSLLNRAVFRFIKEEWRFEQKPIVVVLDPQGRVTCSNAIHMMWIWGNLAFPFTIAKEDALWKAETLTLDFLVDGIDPVILKWISEERFIFLYGGEDIEWIRNFTHTVKTVARACGIAMEMVYVGKKNPKENIRRNMAIINEEKLSHCLPDITAIWYFWIRIESMWNSKHQLGKADENDPITQEIMTLLSYDGSEGYGWALLSKGSTEFTRAKGTTFLTCLSDYDLWAEDVQTKGLVLAIHDYFLLNPTPHHCNRLVLPGTADRLPEMVTCSECRRTMERYILYHCCDE, from the exons ATGGAATCCATTCTAGAACCTGCAACTAAAATGCAGCAATCCGACAGAGGTATAAGGCTGAGCTTTTCAACATCCAATGATGGTTTGATGTTAAAGAAAATTCAGGCAGTTCATGTTCCTGATGGACGAGCCATTGATGTTCGACCTCTTCTGCATATTGTTGAAGACATCTTAAGTTTTGCCGCCCCAGGTggtgatgccattgttgaaact GGTAAGCAAGCTACAGGCACTGAAGCATTCCAACACCAGACCAACTACCAAACCAATATTACTGACATGCTTGAAACTTTTTCATTTCTCATTGATAGAATCTCCATTGAG ATGGCACGCAAATGCAGTGAAACTATGGAAGAACATGCAACAACAATGTCCATATTGAGTATGGTATCCAACTACCCATGGGATGCCAAATTGGTGATAGCTTTATCGGCTTTCGCAGTTAACTATGGCGAATTCTGGCTCCTAGCCCAGTGCTACAACTCAAACCAACTAGCCAAAAACCTTGCAATCCTCAAACAAGTACCAGGAATTTTACAACGTTCAACCATGTTGAAATCTCAGTTTGACACAATCAAAGATCTCATTACAGCCATGCTAGATATTGCCAAGTGTTTAGTTGAGTTTAAGGAAATACCGTCTAATTATGTTACGGAAGATTTTGCTGCTGCAGTATCGGCAGCCATGGATCATATACCGGTAGCTATCTACTGGACCATCAGAAGCATGTTGGCTACTGCATCTCAGATTACTGGTCTTTCAGGATCAGAAAACGAGTTAA TTCCATGTTTCAGGTTTCTTTCTTCCTTGGAATCCTGGGAGCTATCAAGCTTAGTACACAAGCTCAGCAGCATGCACAGCCATCTAGTAGGTCTACTGGCTATCTGCCATAAGCAAATAG ATGAAAGAAAATTTATAGAAGCCTATCAGAACCTTCAATATTTGTTTAATGCTGCCCAAATTGACAACAGTAAGGTTCTCAAGGCGTTGATTAACCCAAAGGATGATCCACTTCCACTAGTTGATGGGGCCAACAAGAAAAGG GTTAGTGTTGATGTTCTAAGGAAAAGAAATGTTCTATTGCTGATATCAGATCTAGACATCTTGCAAGATGAAGTTGTCATTCTTCAACAGATATACGAGGAGTCCAGAAGGCAATCAAACAGCCTGGACCAGAATCCATACGAGTTAGTGTGGCTACCAGTGCTAGACTCATCTGTCTCGTTGTCTAAGATCAAGCAACGTAAATTTGAGAATCTGGCAGCAACTATGACATGGTTCACATTGCACCACCCTTCATTGCTTAATCGGGCGGTGTTCAGGTTCATCAAGGAAGAGTGGCGTTTCGAGCAGAAGCCTATCGTTGTGGTTTTAGATCCTCAAGGAAGGGTTACATGTTCTAATGCAATTCACATGATGTGGATTTGGGGCAATTTGGCCTTCCCTTTCACCATTGCTAAGGAAGATGCTTTATGGAAAGCTGAGACTTTGACACTTGACTTTCTCGTGGATGGTATTGATCCTGTGATTTTGAAATGG ATATCAGAAGAAAGATTCATATTCTTGTATGGGGGAGAGGATATAGAGTGGATCAGGAATTTCACACATACTGTAAAAACTGTTGCAAGAGCTTGTGGCATTGCAATGGAAATGGTTTATGTCGGAAAGAAAAATCCAAAGGAGAATATCCGTAGAAACATGGCTATTATCAATGAAGAAAAACTTAGCCATTGCTTGCCAGACATAACTGCTATTTGGTACTTCTGGATTCGGATCGAAAGCATGTGGAACTCGAAGCACCAACTTGGTAAAGCAGATGAGAATGATCCCATAACTCAAGAAATCATGACATTGCTTTCATATGATGGCAGTGAAGGGTATGGATGGGCCTTGCTTAGTAAAGGTTCAACAGAGTTCACCAGAGCCAAGGGGACTACATTTTTAACTTGCTTATCAGATTATGATCTGTGGGCTGAAGATGTGCAAACAAAAGGATTGGTGTTGGCAATTCATGATTACTTTTTGCTGAATCCGACCCCACATCATTGCAACCGACTTGTTCTACCGGGCACTGCCGATCGGTTGCCGGAAATGGTGACTTGTTCTGAATGTCGACGAACCATGGAGAGGTACATTTTGTACCACTGCTGCGATGAATAA